One window of the Anaeromyxobacter dehalogenans 2CP-C genome contains the following:
- the rarD gene encoding EamA family transporter RarD codes for MEPRSRGLAYALAAYLLWGAFPLYFKALHGVPAPEILAHRVLWSVVLLAGIVFLGGRTPLLRDALRPGRRGVLAVTAVLIAANWLIYIWAVNAGRVLEASLGYFVNPLVNVLLGMAFLRERLSRVQAFAVALAGAGVAVLVVRLGTVPWLPLSLALSFGLYGLLRKRAGIDPIGGLLAETALLAPVALAYLVLRGAGGEGAFGHGAWRTALLVAAGPVTTVPLVWFAIGVRSLRLSTMGLVQYVTPTIQFLMAVALFREPFTRTHAVAFGCIWASLAAYTWDALARVRRVEAAASEAARAA; via the coding sequence GTGGAACCCCGGTCCCGAGGCCTCGCCTACGCGCTCGCCGCCTACCTGCTGTGGGGCGCGTTCCCCCTCTACTTCAAGGCGCTGCACGGCGTCCCCGCCCCCGAGATCCTGGCGCACCGGGTGCTCTGGTCGGTGGTCCTGCTCGCCGGGATCGTGTTCCTGGGCGGGCGGACCCCCCTGCTCCGCGACGCGCTCCGGCCCGGCCGGCGCGGCGTGCTCGCGGTGACCGCGGTGCTCATCGCGGCGAACTGGCTCATCTACATCTGGGCGGTCAACGCCGGGCGCGTGCTGGAGGCGAGCCTCGGGTACTTCGTGAACCCGCTCGTCAACGTGCTGCTCGGGATGGCGTTCCTGCGCGAGCGCCTCTCGCGCGTGCAGGCGTTCGCGGTGGCGCTGGCCGGCGCCGGCGTGGCGGTCCTGGTGGTGCGGCTCGGGACGGTGCCCTGGCTGCCGCTCAGCCTCGCGCTCTCGTTCGGCCTCTACGGCCTGCTCCGCAAGCGGGCCGGCATCGATCCCATCGGCGGCCTCCTGGCCGAGACCGCGCTGCTCGCCCCGGTGGCGCTCGCCTACCTCGTGCTGCGCGGCGCCGGCGGCGAGGGCGCCTTCGGCCACGGCGCCTGGCGCACCGCGCTCCTCGTCGCGGCCGGCCCGGTCACCACGGTGCCGCTGGTCTGGTTCGCGATCGGCGTCCGGAGCCTGCGCCTCTCGACCATGGGGCTCGTCCAGTACGTCACGCCGACGATCCAGTTCCTGATGGCCGTCGCACTGTTCCGGGAGCCGTTCACCCGCACCCACGCCGTCGCCTTCGGGTGCATCTGGGCCTCGCTGGCGGCGTACACCTGGGACGCGCTCGCGCGCGTCCGGCGCGTCGAGGCGGCGGCCTCGGAGGCCGCCCGGGCGGCCTGA
- a CDS encoding universal stress protein, whose protein sequence is MPNADWKRICCPIDFSDASRAAMEVAADLARRNAGSLTLLHAYPVPGYTFPDGSVVASPKMMQDLAEQAKRHLDEWRREAEALGAPAVDTATAVGEPATEIVGWAADQRADVLVLGTHGRTGLEHALMGSIAERVVRRARCPVVTVHPHGPAK, encoded by the coding sequence ATGCCGAACGCGGACTGGAAGCGGATCTGCTGCCCCATCGACTTCTCCGACGCCTCGCGCGCGGCGATGGAGGTCGCCGCGGACCTGGCCCGGCGGAACGCGGGCTCGCTCACGCTCCTCCACGCCTACCCGGTGCCCGGCTACACGTTCCCCGACGGCTCGGTGGTGGCGAGCCCGAAGATGATGCAGGACCTGGCCGAGCAGGCGAAGCGGCACCTCGACGAGTGGCGCCGCGAGGCCGAGGCGCTGGGCGCGCCCGCCGTGGACACCGCCACGGCGGTGGGCGAGCCGGCCACCGAGATCGTGGGGTGGGCGGCGGACCAGCGCGCCGACGTGCTGGTGCTCGGGACGCACGGGCGCACCGGCCTGGAGCACGCGCTCATGGGCTCGATCGCGGAGCGGGTGGTGCGCCGCGCGCGCTGTCCGGTCGTCACCGTGCACCCGCACGGTCCGGCGAAGTAG